A section of the Thunnus albacares chromosome 6, fThuAlb1.1, whole genome shotgun sequence genome encodes:
- the p2ry1 gene encoding P2Y purinoceptor 1: MTTDLNLTSLLNVTDLHNHTRGCSLTKTGFQFYYLPTVYIMVFITGLVGNSLAIWMFVCHMRPWSSISVYMFNLALADFCYVLSLPFLIFYYFNKTDWIFGDVLCRLQRFIFHVNLYGSILFLTCISVHRYSGVVHPLKSLGRLKKKNAVITSALVWAVVVIGISPILYYSRTGLKRNATICYDTTTEDELPGYFIYSMTLTVFGFCVPFIIIFCCYGMIVKALICNDMNNAPLRQKSIHLVIIVLAVFAVSYLPFHVMKNLNMRARLYFQSPDMCDFNNRVYATYQVTRGLASLNSCVDPILYFLAGDTFRRKLSRATKKPSRKGDNVLQSKSEETALNSLAEYVENGDRRM; encoded by the coding sequence ATGACCACAGACCTGAACTTGACCTCTCTGCTGAATGTGACAGATCTCCACAATCACACAAGAGGATGTTCCCTCACCAAGACAGGTTTTCAGTTCTACTATCTGCCCACCGTCTATATCATGGTCTTCATCACAGGGCTGGTGGGCAACAGCCTGGCCATTTGGATGTTTGTGTGCCACATGAGACCCTGGAGCAGCATCTCTGTCTACATGTTCAACCTGGCTCTGGCTGACTTCTGCTACGTCCTGTCTTTGCCTTTCCTCATCTTCTACTACTTCAACAAGACCGACTGGATATTCGGTGATGTTCTGTGCCGACTGCAGAGATTCATTTTCCACGTTAATCTGTACGGGAGCATTTTGTTTCTGACCTGCATCAGTGTTCACAGGTACTCCGGGGTGGTGCACCCGCTCAAGTCTCTGGGTCgactgaagaagaaaaatgcgGTTATTACCAGTGCGTTGGTGTGGGCGGTGGTCGTTATAGGCATCTCTCCCATCCTATATTATTCCAGGACCGGCTTGAAGCGCAATGCAACCATTTGTTATGACACCACCACTGAGGATGAGTTACCAGGTTATTTTATCTACAGCATGACTTTGACTGTGTTTGGGTTCTGCGTCCCTTTTATAATCATATTTTGCTGCTATGGCATGATTGTCAAAGCGTTAATCTGCAATGACATGAACAATGCGCCTCTGCGGCAGAAATCTATCCACCTGGTTATCATCGTGCTCGCAGTCTTCGCCGTCTCCTACCTGCCTTTCCATGTGATGAAGAACCTTAACATGAGGGCCAGGCTGTACTTCCAGAGCCCTGACATGTGTGATTTTAATAACCGCGTCTACGCCACCTACCAGGTGACGCGGGGGCTGGCCAGCCTCAACAGCTGTGTGGATCCTATTCTTTACTTCCTGGCTGGAGATACCTTCCGGAGGAAGCTTTCAAGGGCCACTAAAAAACCCTCCAGAAAGGGGGACAATGTCCTTCAGTCCAAGAGCGAGGAGACGGCGCTCAACAGCCTGGCTGAGTATGTGGAGAATGGGGACAGGAGGATGTGA